The sequence GTGACGGGGCGGAGCCGTCGGCGGCTGACCACGGCGCCCGCGCCGGGCCGCGTCGCCCATGCCCTGATCCACCACGCGCACTGCCCCGTGGCGGTCGTCCCGGCCGCCCCCACCGCCGGAGCCGACACGACATGAACGCCGTAGTGGTCGGCATCGACCCCCGCAAGCCGTCGGTCCCGGCTCTGCTCTGGGCCGCCGACGAAGCCGCACGCCGTGGCCTCGGACTGCGCCTGGTGGCGGCCGTCCCGCTGCTGGGCGGCCCGCACGGCGCGGGTGACGCCTTCCACCAGCACAGAACCCTGCGCGAGCGTGCCGAATCGGCTCTCGCCAGTACCGAGGACTTCGTACGAGAACTGCACGAGGACCTGTCACCGGTGACGGAGCTGGTCGACGGAGCACCGGTGGCCGTGCTGGGCGAGCGGGCCGCGCACGCCGCGCTCGTCGTCGTCGGCTCGCGTCGCCCGAGCCGGCCCGCGGAGGTTCTGAGGGACGGCTCGGTCGCGCTGCCGCTCATGGCCCGCGCCGACTGTCCGGTCGTCGTCGTGCGGGAGCCCGAGCACACCCAGGTGTACCCCCGGACGATCGTCGTCGGGGTGGACGGCCCCCACTCCGGCGAGGCGGCCGTCGCGTTCGCCGTCCACGAGGCGATGCTCCGGCGGGCACGGCTCCGCGCCCTCTGGGTCCGGCCCCGGCCCGCGCCCGGTTCCGCCGACGACGATCTCGCGGAGTGCCGGCGGCTGCTCGCCGGCCGCGCGGCGGAGTGGGCCGAGCACCACCCGGGACTGGACGTCGTCGCGGAGGTCGTCGGCGGGCAGCCCGTCCAGCAGCTCGCGCTCGTCTCCCAGTCGGCCCTCGCCCTGATCGTCGAAGGCGGCGGCGCGGCGGGCGCGTGGGGCGGTTCGACGGTCCGCGGGCTGCTGCACCACGCGGGGTGCCCGGTCATCACCGTACCGGCGCCGGAACGCTGAGGACGCGCCGAGCGGTCCGAGCGGTCCGCTCCGGGGGCCGACCGGCCCATGCGCCACCGGGTGGTGACGGCCGAGTCTGAGAAGGGGAACAGTCGGACGCCGACAGGAAGTGGGTGGACAGCATGAAGGCCGCCGTCTTTCAGGGGCCGGGCAGCATTGCCTGGCAGGACGTGCCCGATCCGGGCATCGAGGACGCGGGCGACGTGATCGTGCGGGTGGACGTCGTCACGATCTGCGGAACCGATCTGCACATCCTCAAGGGGGACGTACCGGAGGTGACCCCGGGCCGGGTGCTGGGCCACGAAGCGGTCGGGACCGTCGTCGAGGCCGGCCGGGACGTCCGTACGGTGCGGCCGGGCGACCGCGTCCTGGTCTCGTGCATCACCGCCTGCGGCCGCTGCCGCTTCTGCCGTGAGGGCCGGTACGGCCAATGCCGCGGCGGAGGCGGCTGGATCCTCGGACACACCGTCGACGGAACACAGGCGGAGTACGTCAGGGTGCCGTTCGCCGATCTGTCGGTGCACCCGCTGCCGAGCGCCATCGACAGCTCGGACGCCGTCCTGCTCGCCGACATCTTCCCCACGTCGTACGAGGTGGGCGTGATCAACGGGCGGGTCCGGCCCGCCGACACGGTCGTCGTGGTCGGCGCGGGCCCCATCGGCCTCGCCGCGATCGCCACCGCGCGCCTCTACAGCCCCGGCCGGATCATCGCCGTGGACCTCGCCGAAACGCGCCTGACCGCCGCCCGCGACCTCGGCGCCGACGCCACCGCGACCGCCGACGAGGAGCCGGAACAACTCGTCGCCGACCTGACGGACGGCCTCGGCGCCGACGTCGTCATGGAGGCGGTCGGCGTTCCCCGGGCGTTCGAGACATGCACCCGGATGGTCCGCCCCGGCGGCCACGTCGCCAACATCGGCGTCCACGGCACACCGGTCACCCTCCACCTCGAAGACCTGTGGATCAAGGACATCACCCTCACCACCGGCCTTGTGGACACCTCGTCCACCCCCATGCTGCTGCACATGCTGGCGGCCGGCCGGCTGCCCGCATCGGACCTGGTCACGCACCGTTTCGAACTCGGGCAGATGGAGGAGGCCTACGACGTGTTCGGCCGCGCGGCCGACACCGGGGCCCTCAAGGTCGTGCTCGGCGGTCCGCAGCACGCGACGGTGGAGGTTCCCGCCTCTCCGGCCGCCGCATGAACGGGTCCGACGGGAAACGGCCGCCACATGCGGTCGTGCTGGACACCGACGGCGTGCTCCTCGACTCCGCCGGTACGCACGCGGCCGCGTGGAAGACCGCGTTCGACCCCTGCCTCGCCGAACACGCCTCCGACGGGGCGGGGACGGGCGCGCCCTTCGACGCGGACACCGAGTACCGCCGCTTCGTGGACGGCAGACCGCGTTACGACGGAGCCGAGGCACTGCTGACAGCCCGGGGCATCCACCTCCCGCCGGGTCACCCCGGCGACCCTCCCGGCAGCGGCACCGTCTGGGCCGTCGCCGCCCGCAAGGAAGCCGCGTTCCGGAAGGCACTGGACACCGGCGCCGTCGTCGCGTTCGCCGACGCCGGGAGCGCGCTCGCCGCATGGCGCACCCGCCGCGTCCCGTGCGCCGCCGTCTCCGCGTCCCGCCACGCCCGGACGCTGCTCGCGGCCACCGGACTGGACACCTTCCTGGCGGCCGTCGTGGACGGCGAGGACGCGGCCCGCCTCGCGCTCCCGGGAAAGCCGGACCCGGCGCTCTTCCTGGAGGCGGCCGGCCGCCTCGGCACCCGCCCCGCCGGCACGGCCGTGGTGGAGGACGCGCTCGCCGGCGTACGAGCAGGCCGCCGAGGGGGCTTCGCACGCGTCGTCGGCGTCGACCGCAGCCCGGACGGGCACGCTTCGGCCGCCCTGCGTCGGGAGGGCGCCGACCTGGTGGTCCCCGACCTTTCGGCACTGGTACGGAACGTCTGGGGCGGGCGGCCATGACCACCGGCTGGACGTGGGGCTACGACCACTACGCACCGGACCGCGAGCGGCTGGTCGAGGCCCTCTGCACGCTCGGCAACGGCCGGTTCGCCACCCGCGGTTCCGCCCCCGAGTGCCCCGCCGGGCCCGTCCACTACCCGGGCACCTACCTGGCCGGCTGCTACGACCGGCGCACCTCGGCCGTGGCCGGCCGCACGGTCACGAACGAGGACATGGTCAACCTGCCCGACTGGACGCGCCTGCGCTACCGCTGTCTTCCGGACGACGGACCGCCGGGCGACTGGCTGACCCCCGACTCACCGGAACTGCGGCACTACGACGTACGGCTCGATCTGCGGGCCGGATCGCTCACCCGGCAGCTCTTCTACCAGGACGCCGACGGCCGCGGGCTGCGCGTGGTCCACACACGGATCGTGCACATGGGGGACCCGTACCTGGCGGTCCAGCGCAGCACACTCCGCGCCTACGGATGGAGCGGCACCGTGGAGGTGGAGTCCGTGCTCGACGGCGCGGTCGCCAACACGGGAGTGGAGCGGTACCGGAACCTGGAGGGGCACCACCTGGCCGATCACCGGTGCGGGTTCGAGGCCGGCGGCATCGCCTGGCTGTCCTGCCGCACACGCGAGCCCGGCATCCGACTCGCCCTGGCGGTCCGCACGGTCACCGCGCCCCGCGCACCCGCCGCGTCCACGGCCACGGAGACCGGCACCGTCCAGACCTACCGCTTTCCCGTCGTCCCGCGCCACTCGGTGACCGTCGTGAAGACCCTGGCCCTGCGCACCTCGGCCGACCGCCCGGGCGGCGACCCGCTCGCGGCGGCCCGCGCCGCGGCCGGCCGGGCCCCCGCCTTCCCCCGGCTCCTGACCACGCACGAGGCGTCCTGGCGCAGCCTGTGGGAGCAGGGTGAACAGCATGTCCCCGGCGAGGCGGGCCGCGTCCTGCGCCTGCATCTGTTCCACCTTCTCCAGACGCTCTCGCCCCACACCGCGGAACTCGACGCCGGCGCCCCGGCCCGGGGACTGCACGGCGAGGCGTACCGCGGCCATGTCTTCTGGGACGAGTTGTTCGTCCTGCCCTACCTGAACCTGCACTTCCCGGAGGTGGCCAGGGCGCTGCTCATGTACCGCCACCGCCGTCTGCCGGCCGCACGCGCGGCGGCCCGGGACACCGGGGGACGCGGGGCCATGTACCCGTGGCAGAGCGCGAGTTCGGGGCGGGAGGAGACACAGGAACTGCACCTCAACCCCCGTTCCGGACGCTGGCTCCCCGACCACTCACGGCTCCAGCACCATGTGGGATCGGCCGTCGCGTACAACGTGTGGCGGTACGCGCAGACCACCGGGGACCGGGGCTTCCTGCATGCGGCGGGGGCCGCGATCCTCCTGGAAGTGGCCAGGTACTGGGCCGGGGCCGCCGTCCACGACCCGGAGCTGGGCCGCTACCGGATCCGGGGGGTGGTCGGCCCCGACGAGTACCACGACGCCTACCCCGGCGCCGCGCGGCCGGGCATCGACGACAACGCGTACACGAACGCGACCGCCGCCTGGGTCCTGGCCCGCGGC is a genomic window of Streptomyces sp. NBC_00708 containing:
- a CDS encoding universal stress protein, giving the protein MNAVVVGIDPRKPSVPALLWAADEAARRGLGLRLVAAVPLLGGPHGAGDAFHQHRTLRERAESALASTEDFVRELHEDLSPVTELVDGAPVAVLGERAAHAALVVVGSRRPSRPAEVLRDGSVALPLMARADCPVVVVREPEHTQVYPRTIVVGVDGPHSGEAAVAFAVHEAMLRRARLRALWVRPRPAPGSADDDLAECRRLLAGRAAEWAEHHPGLDVVAEVVGGQPVQQLALVSQSALALIVEGGGAAGAWGGSTVRGLLHHAGCPVITVPAPER
- a CDS encoding zinc-dependent alcohol dehydrogenase family protein produces the protein MKAAVFQGPGSIAWQDVPDPGIEDAGDVIVRVDVVTICGTDLHILKGDVPEVTPGRVLGHEAVGTVVEAGRDVRTVRPGDRVLVSCITACGRCRFCREGRYGQCRGGGGWILGHTVDGTQAEYVRVPFADLSVHPLPSAIDSSDAVLLADIFPTSYEVGVINGRVRPADTVVVVGAGPIGLAAIATARLYSPGRIIAVDLAETRLTAARDLGADATATADEEPEQLVADLTDGLGADVVMEAVGVPRAFETCTRMVRPGGHVANIGVHGTPVTLHLEDLWIKDITLTTGLVDTSSTPMLLHMLAAGRLPASDLVTHRFELGQMEEAYDVFGRAADTGALKVVLGGPQHATVEVPASPAAA
- a CDS encoding HAD-IA family hydrolase, which codes for MNGSDGKRPPHAVVLDTDGVLLDSAGTHAAAWKTAFDPCLAEHASDGAGTGAPFDADTEYRRFVDGRPRYDGAEALLTARGIHLPPGHPGDPPGSGTVWAVAARKEAAFRKALDTGAVVAFADAGSALAAWRTRRVPCAAVSASRHARTLLAATGLDTFLAAVVDGEDAARLALPGKPDPALFLEAAGRLGTRPAGTAVVEDALAGVRAGRRGGFARVVGVDRSPDGHASAALRREGADLVVPDLSALVRNVWGGRP
- a CDS encoding glycoside hydrolase family 65 protein; translated protein: MTTGWTWGYDHYAPDRERLVEALCTLGNGRFATRGSAPECPAGPVHYPGTYLAGCYDRRTSAVAGRTVTNEDMVNLPDWTRLRYRCLPDDGPPGDWLTPDSPELRHYDVRLDLRAGSLTRQLFYQDADGRGLRVVHTRIVHMGDPYLAVQRSTLRAYGWSGTVEVESVLDGAVANTGVERYRNLEGHHLADHRCGFEAGGIAWLSCRTREPGIRLALAVRTVTAPRAPAASTATETGTVQTYRFPVVPRHSVTVVKTLALRTSADRPGGDPLAAARAAAGRAPAFPRLLTTHEASWRSLWEQGEQHVPGEAGRVLRLHLFHLLQTLSPHTAELDAGAPARGLHGEAYRGHVFWDELFVLPYLNLHFPEVARALLMYRHRRLPAARAAARDTGGRGAMYPWQSASSGREETQELHLNPRSGRWLPDHSRLQHHVGSAVAYNVWRYAQTTGDRGFLHAAGAAILLEVARYWAGAAVHDPELGRYRIRGVVGPDEYHDAYPGAARPGIDDNAYTNATAAWVLARGLDLLSELPAARAGELREHLSLDDEELSRWDDVSRRLHIPFHEGVISQFAGYGGLEELDWEAYRARYGDIRRLDRILEAEGDSVNRYRAAKQADTLMLGYLFRPRELRALFDRLGARVDDDVWAATVAYYLPRTSHGSTLSSLVHGWLTVQAKGADAWRYCEEALLGDVADLQGGTTGEGIHLGAMAGTVDLVERGITGLEAGPEGLRVRPVPLAQIPRFSFTICFHGHRGVRVRVLPGRLAVRVPASPRGPLPVLLPDGRRIGVAPGEERWFRL